CTAATTACttatctaaattattattttcatttattcttccAATATATACGATTAAAGTTGCCTGCAACAGCAATTGTTAAAAGGAGTTATGTATGTGGATTTATGGCGTTGCAGTCTTTGTCTTGTGTTTGTCCTTGTAAATTTAGATACATCTTTCCGCAAAATTCATACTACTTCACATTTTCACACAACCAATGACGGCGGAATAGCTGAATTATCATCgatggagagaaagagaaggaaagaGGAAAGTGGGAaactaaagttaaaaaaatccaTGAAAAAGGGTCAAATTAATTGGAATCAGATTCCCACTAGTCTTTTCGGGGCGTATTACaccactaattaattaattatacttctGAAAAGGTTGAGATTTCTAAATTGAATCACATTTCAGTCATTTGTCCTTTGTTATATCTGACACGCATTCGTGTCAGTGTCCGACATCGACACAACATCCATAATACATTATATATTTTGGATATTACAGGTGTTTATGTGTCTGTGTCCGTATCGTGTCAGATGTTTATGTTGGTATCGGTGTTTTATAGGTTGTATATAAAAGACGAcgccttatttatttattaaaagaaacaatGCTTTTTCACAATgataacaattaataatatgttacatgatataaaaataatcaaaaaagacttttttgtaataatttttccttctctcgttagaagttttctctctttgctAGGGTTTCCTTCCTAGGGCTCCTATGCATGTGAGACGCTTTTGTTTTCGTTTCTTGTTCTCGTTGATCTTTCTCTTTACCATCATGGAAGCTATCAATCTGAAGGGTCTCAAAATTGTTGATGATGAGGAAGAGCTATTCATCCACACTGAAGTCACAAACGAGGAACAACCAAACCTATCGCTTTGTCTGGTGGGTCATTTTGTAACAAAATGATATATACGTGTTAATTATGAATAAGGGATGGTAGAAGTTTAGGGTCCTCTGAGAGGTGTTACAATCCAGGAAATCGAGATTGAATATTCCTCTTCAAGTTTTTTCATCATTGTGGTATGCAGTTTGTGATCAAAGGAGGACCCTAGTCGTTTGATAAACATCTACTCATCCTCAGCCTCATCAAGGAAGTGGAGATCCCGAAGGAGATACCTCTTTTCAAAGTGCCTTCTGGATTCAATACTATGGGGGTAGAGCAAAGCATTGCGAACTATGTCAAGGAGTTCTTGGACTATGAGGAAAAGAACAATTCTGGTCTATCCCACTCGTATATGTGAGTTTGTGTCCTTATTGATGTTAGACAATCACTCATGCGCACTAAGAAGATTCGTAAGCAAGGTGGAGAAGCAAAAGAAGTTTTGTTCAAGTACGAGAAACTTGGTGTCTTCTGCTACTACTCTGGCCTTTTGGGCCATATATTGAAGACCACTGTGAAAGGCTTTTTTCTGCAAGCATTGATGATGGCACTCGTCTGTGGAGAGAAGGGACTAGGGCTGAACTGAGAAACACCGACTCCAGCGGCAGTTCCAGGTACCTGCGAGGTGAAGGAGCCCATAAATGGAGATATAAATGGGATTGATTCTGGCAATCAAGAAAATCAGGACGATAATGTGGAAACTGATCTCATCAAATCtgacaaaaaaaaggaaggtaATTAATGCAGGCAAGTTAACTGAAAGTGCCACGATCTCTGAAGTTGTTTCAGCCATTGACAATCAAGCTTAGACTCAAAAAATTGCTTCTATGGAACCTTTTTTTAATGGAAGGACATCTCGGCCAGGCCTGCTTGGAATCATGATTATGTTATCTTGGAACTGTCGGGGATGGGCAACCCTCGTGCAGTACTTTCTCTCCATGACCTTGTCCGTTCATACCATCCAgatattattttcctttatgAAACTCTTGTAGTGCATAAGAGGATTGGTGAAATAAAATCGATTTTGGGTTATGATTGTTGCTTTACTATTGATTGTTTTGGTAGAAGTGTGGGCTTAGCTCTTATCGGGAGAAATCCTTTCATTTGCTCCCTTTTAaatttctcacaaaattttattaatgttaaGGCTTCTCAACTTGGAAAGCCTTGTTGGCGTTTTACATGCTTTTATGGTTTTCCTGAAAGACAAAGAACAAAATACTCTTAGGACCTCCTCAGGAATCTCTCTCGTGATAATACTCTCTCATGGTATATTATGGGAGATTTTAACGACCTTCTAGCGCATGATGAAAAGAAGAGGCATGTTGACCACCCGAATTGGCTCATTAATGGCTTCAGGAATGTTGTTGTTGATTCTAGATTAAAAGAATTGCCTTTAATAGGTTATCTTTTCACTTGGACCAAGAGTAAAGGTTCTCCTAATTAGGTTGAGGAAAAACTTAATTGTGCTCTTGTCACACAAAAATGAGTGATGACCGCTAAATATATCTTAATTTCACATGATTTAAAGTCATTATCTGACATTTTTGATACATTGAGTCTTGTTTTATCTTAAGATTAGGGTGAATTGTGAATTATCACATAGGAACTTTGGAATTTAAGGTTTTAGGACTTTTTGATGTTTTATGGAGTTTTTGCAGGAATTTAAGTCAGCTAAAGAAACTGAGCTTTCTCACTTAAGCGTGGTATGTTGTGTGATTAAGCAAGGCAAGTCATAATCAAAATGAGGAGACACCGACATGCTTCACTCAAGCTAGTCATTCTGAGCATTTGAGTGAGAGGAATCATGAAGATAATGGATGCAGTTGAGCTCACTTAAACAAGCCAAGTCAGATAACAAACTTGGATTCACATGAGGCCTTTGCTTAAGCCTAAGCCTTAAGGGGCTTGAGTGGGGTAAATAGAGCATAGGAAGAACACAATACCTTGCTTAAGTATGACATTTTGTGCGATTAAGTGAGGATAATGAGTAACTAAACTAAATTTATTAGAAGGTCTCGCTTGAGCAAGATGTTTCTCGTGCTTAAGCGAGCCTTTCACGTCAGGCCCAAGCccatatcaaaatataaaagaattgaGATGCGATTGAAAAAGGGGTCAATGCGATTTGAGCAAAGATATTTGAGAAATAGGGCAACTACTTTCTAGGGTTTTAGAGGAGATTCATTACCTAGTTTTCATGTATGATTCTTGGAATTATAATCAAGTTATAAGCGACTAATCACCTCATCTGTTGGGGTTGGATAAGTTGAACCTGAAATCATGTAACCTTCTccaattaatttagttatttagttcttattattcttcttcttcttatcttaATGCTTATTTTAGACTAATCACCTATAATTTGATCTTAAGAATTGAAAGCATAATCAATAGACACCCCTTTGATTCCAAAACTGAGGAAGAGTACCTAACTGGGGTTGATTCTATACATAAGTCAATACCAATTAAGCTCTTTGTAATTCTTAAACCTTAAGGTTGGTTATTTGGATTGGTTTACAAAGACATTATGAATTAATCCAAATAGCATAGATGTACTCTCTCAACTAAGACATTAGGGTTAGAATACAACTATGAATCAGAGATAAAATGTATGATTAATTGGCTTATTTGGGAATCATTGCATTGATAAAGGGAAAAACCGAGTCCAACCCTGGCTGTCCAAACCATCAAATTTCACCACACTATTGCAATTGTTTTTGCTTAATCATTCCTTTTACTTGTTTTTattcttatgtttttatatttacacATTCAACACAACCAATTGATAAATACTTTTTACaaactttgatttttaattccTAATTGTTTGAGTATACACTAGTCCTTTGGAAGATGACTTGGACACAAGTCCAATTACTATTTTGAAACTTAGTTACAGTTGACCGCATGAAAATCCCTATTAATAGGctgatattttttcaaattgttgTCTCCTAAATGGTATCATTAATTTTGTGGCTCAAGCTATTGCATGAGTACTTTCCTTTTACCTTCTAGAGAAGGAGATTTAAAGGATATTTAACTCTTTTTTGTAAGGTTCAAACAATAAtccaagaaaaagaattaattgaCTCAGTTGGAACAAACTGACTATGAGAAAGGAGCATGGTGGCATGGGATTTCACCATCTTTACGACTTTAATCGGGAAGCACTAGTTACTTCCATATTCTTCTTAATCAAAGGGAAGGtcagtgaaattttttttaactaaatagtCGCTTTCTAAATCAATTTCAGTCACAACCAATCCATAGGGGTAGACTTATTGTGTAGCTTATTTCCCCCCTTGTGTGAGGTTTAGATCCAATGACATGTTGTTGAGCTGTTTCGTGAATGGGTAGACTtaatgagttattataaatttgactTGAGGTTTAGTgcaattaaatttataagattataagtatatgtattttaatttagtttttgtacaatttttttaactaaatctTTCCATTAAATGTTCTAActatagtttttataaaatactattttttgtacgaatgaaataataaaagttaaaacatgtactataaatttgttaataaaataaaaatatcattattattattgaatttaaaaagTTGGTGAAATTTCCTCAACATTCCTTGTGCTTAGGTGGGCTGTTTAATCCACTTATTTATAATTACTATTGATATATTatattgtgtttttcttttacatttatttttaatttaatttaatgatctATTTTACTCTTTATTTTGGATTTATGAATTTGAATATTTCGTCAATTACATTTGtgttaattcaaattttgaagttaaataatataaatacaaaaaataattactaaattattgatgataaataataaaaatgaaaaataaatgaaataaataattctttatAAAATAGCATTTCCAATAGATTTTCCGACAGAAATGGTTTGTCAGGAATTTCCGACGGATAGCAAAAATTCATCGGTTAAAATTTCTTACGATCATTTTTTCGACAAATTTCGACAGTCGAAAatacgctttttttttttgtagagttGCAAACCATCAAATTTCACAACACTATTGTAATCGTTTTTGCTTAATTGTTCCCTTCACTTGTTTTTATTCTTAAGCTTTTATATTTATGCATTCAACACAAccaattgataaatattttttataaactttgatttttaattccTAATTGTTTAAGTATACACTAGTCCTTTGGGAGATCACTTGGATGCAAGTCTAATTACTACTTTAAAACTTAGTTACACTTGACCACACGAAAATCCCTAATAATAGACtgatattttttcaaatctttGTCTCCTAAATGGTATCTCTTGTCACTCTAACCATTTTCCCATTATTTTGAAGCTAGATCAAGCATCTCAAACCAAAAGCTAGAAGATTTCGGTTTGAGAATACTTGGCTAGAGGAACCCGAGCTACCCACAATTGTCCAATCAGCCTTGGATCGTTCAGCCAAAAATGATATCTTTGGTAAATTCCATAGTCACACAAATGATTTGcatagatgagatcaaatcttgTAAGCATCAACTAGAACTATGTTGTAAAAACCCTGACCCAGCATCTATCTCTCGCTTCCTTGAGTTGCAAAACCATCTGAATAATCTCTTGAACCACGAGGAACAATTTTGGAAGCAAAGGACCAAAGCCTTTTGGCTTCGCGATGGGGACTTAAATTCCAGTTTTTTCATGCAGTTGCGAGTGCGAGGAAGAAGCGTAACATTATAGCCCATTTAAATGATTTGGACAGTAGTGCTACAACCTATGATCATATATCTGTGGTGTTCCCTCCAAATATTTCAGCAATCTCTATACAAGTGGAGATCCTAATGTTAGTGCCATTATTAATCATGTGGACATTAAGATCAATGAAGAAGacaataattttcttatatctCCTTTCAGCAAAGATGGGTTTTGCCAAGCTCTCTTCCAAATGCATAATGACGTCTGATAGCCACAATCCAACtttttataaacattttataGGATTTAATTGGGGATGACATCTTTATGGCAACAAATTATTGGCTTAATGCAGGTGAATTCCCTTCTTTCTTGAACAACATTGATATTGTTCTCATCCCAAAAAAGTATAATCCCATATTTATGCTTGATCTGAGACCTATATCTTTATGCAATGTTTTGTATAAGATTATATCAAAAGTCCTTGCAAATAGGCACAAAAATCTGCTTCCCAAATGCATTTCTTGTGAGCAATCAACATTTGTGGAGGGACAATCCATCTTAGATAATGTACTCGTTGCTATAAAAACTATCCACCACATGAAATGCAAGGTAAAAGGTAAAGTTGGTTAAAGATCGACATAAGCAAGGCATTTGATAAAGTTGAAtgagaatatttattttctttattgatGAAGATGGGTTTTGATACCAAGTGGATAAGGTAGATAAGATTGTGCATAGAGAATGTTGATTTTAATGTTATGATTACTGGAGACACTATTGATTCTATTTTCCCTAGAAAAGGTATGAGGCAGAGGGATCCATTATCACCTCATCTTTTTATTATATGCATGGAGGGTCTTACAATGCTCTtgaagaaagcaaaaggaaaTGGAGACATCCATGGTATCAAAGTGTGTTAAGGAGCCCCTATCCTCTTACGCTTATTATCTGCTGATGattgtttccttttttacagAGTCATTGATAAGGATGATGAAGTCCTTCAAAAAATCATTAACTCTTTTGAGAAATCCTCTGGCCTTGCGGTCAACTTTCAGAAGTCTTAGATCTTCTTTAGTAAGAGCATCCTAGCAATGCTAAGGATAATATTTCCAGTCTCTTAGGTATTTCTAAATGCTTGGGAACTGGCAAATATATGGGTATGCCCTCCATGATTGGGAGTAAAAAGAAAGCTATATCCAACTATTTGAGGGGCAGAATTTGGAAGAAGATAAATCATTGGTTAGGCAAACATCTTTCCAAGGCGGGAATGGAGGTACTCATTAATTTTGTGGCTCAAGCTATTTCATCCTATTGCATGAGTACTTTCCTTTTACCTTCCACTCTAGAGGAGGAGATTCAAAGGATATTTAACTCCTTTTGGTAAGGTTCAAACAATAATTCAAGAAGGGGAATTAACTGACTCAGTTGGAACAAGCTAATTATGAGAAAGGAGCATGGTGGCATGGAATTTCACCATCTTTACGACTTTAACTTAGTCATGCTAGGAAAGCACagttggaaatttattttcaaccaaGATGCTATTGTTACAAGGGTCTTCAAagctaaatatttttctaaggtGGACTTTTTGCAATCTAGTTTAGGTCACAATCCAAGCTTTACATGGCGTAGCATCTATTCTTCACGGGTGGTGGTTAAGCAAGGCCTTAGATGGTGTATTGGGAATGTGAACAACATTAACATTTGGAAAGACCCATGGTTCCGAGGAAGTGATAGAGCCTTTTTGTTCAAAGTGAACCACTTGATGGATTGGAGGACATGTGTGTTTGTGAACTTATAGACACTATGTCGAGTTCTTAGAGGAATGAGATTGTCCAAGATATTTTAATGAGAGGGACAACCAGCTTATTTTAGCTATGTCAATCCACTCCATCGAGCATGATGAGGATACAATCATATGGAAAGTTAGCAAAGAAGGTAAATATTCTGTCAAATCCACCTATTTTCTTGTTATGAAAAATCTTGTTAACAATGCTAGCTTACGGGTACCCGGAGACTGGATTACAGTTTGGAATCTTAACATTCCTCAGAAGATAAAactttttctttgcaaaataCTGAGAAATTGTCTTCCCTCAAGAGAAAGACTTTCTACAAAGGGTGTCCAATGTCCTATTCTATGCCTTTTGTGCAACTCAAATCCCGAGTCTACATGGCATGTCTTCTTTGGCTGCACCCATGCACGTGAGGTTTGGTCTTTCTTCTAGATCTTGTAGCACCATCCAACTAATTGTTAATGaagacaaaaaagaaggaaagatatGGAGAAATAAGTTGATGGTGAGATCTATCTGATATGATATTCTTGTCTCCTTTGTATGAAGAAATTGATTGAGATTTTAGAATAATCAAGTAATTAAGTCTTTCATCAATGCTAATAATCGTCATAGGTGAACAACGATAATTAGTTGATTCAATTCTATCCACAATTGAGTGGTAAAGTGTCTTGTATAACGATTACCCTCGTCCCTAGAAAAGGGATTtcaaaaaaataggagaaataTTTATTCACGATACTATAGAGTATCCAAGAATGACGTGGAATTCAAATCTTTGAATAGTCCAAAAACGAGAAACAGAGAAAGAAAGAGTACGCAACACACACATCCATGATATTGAGAATAATACTTGGGTGCCTGGTGTCGGCTCTGGAGCCAGCCACCATAACGTGACACCAAATTCTCATTCTGGCGCGCGTCCTCACATCCCCACAGTTACCACTATTCCTcttttcttcatcatcatcttcttcttcttcttcttcttcttcttgcatttACATCAACTCTTCTCCCaacccataaaaaaaaaaaaaaagttcgtATTTTCCCTCCCATGATCGACCCTCATGGTCACAGACTCCAAGCCCATCATTCCCCGGCGCGGCCTCGTCGTCGGCAACTACTGTCATGACGTCCTCCACCGCGACGGCGAGACCGTCGCCGAGACCCTCGGCGGCGCCGCCTCCTTCATCTCCGTTATCCTCGATGCCCTCTCCCTTCCCTTCCACACCGTCTCCAAGGTGGGCCCCAACTTCGCCTACACCGCCGACACATCGAATCACCCCCCGTTAATAATCCCAACCTCCCAAACCACGCTCTTCCACGCTCACTTCGGTTCGGGCCACCCGGACCGCCTCCTGAACCGCGTCCGATCCTGCGATTCAATCCAACCCACCGACCTCCCGGACCAACAACCCCGGTTCGGGTTCGGACTCGCGGTCGGGGTCGGCGGTGAGATTCTCCCGGAGACAGTGGAAAAAATGCTCTCGATCTGCGACCACGTGTTCGTGGACATTCAGGCTCTGATTCGCAGGTTCGACAACATCAACGGTCGCGTGAGCCACGTGGCGCTAAGAGAGAGCGGGTTCTTCCACCTCTTGCCGCGTGTGGCGTTTCTCAAGGCTTCTGCGGATGAGGCCGTTTTTATTGACGTGGAGGAGGTGAGGAAGTGGTGTTGCGTGGTCGTCACGCACGGGAAGGATGGTTGCGAGGTGTTTTGTGAAAACGGTGCGTTTAAGGTGGCGCCGTTCGAGGCTGATCAGGTTGATCCCACCGGCGCCGGGGACTGTTTTCTCGGCGGGTTTGCGGCGGGGATTGTGAGGGGCCTGGCCGTGCCTGATGCGGCTCTGTTGGGGAACTTCTTTGGATCCATTGCTGTGGCGCAAGTGGGACCGCCCAAGCTTGACTTCAACTTGATTCAGGTTTGTTTCTTGCATTCATATTTATCATCAATTGGCTAGATAGAGTAATTTAATCTTgacatgaatgttattgattTGTTTGAGATTTTCCAAGTATAAGATTCAGCGGAAAGGAATTAGTCTCTGACTAACGGTTGGGAGATATCTTTGGTGTAACGTAAAAAACAAAGATTTGTTGCTCATAGTGATCTTATCCGACTTGAACAGGAACACGATTGCATACCTGAatctagataaaaaaaaacaaagatttaGAGTTTTCCATATACCCCTAAATCATTAGCTTGCAATGTctagaagaaaatatatatttagaattGTATTTGACCCTTGAGAAAGAAAACTTTAGGAGTGCTACATGTTCTTTTTCTGTATGGACCACTTTGGTTACATGTCCTACTTCTTCTTCAGAAGTTTGTAAGCAATGTGAGTACATATACTAATTACTAGGGAGAGAAGAAGATATGAGAGTTTAACAATTATACGGGAATGGGAATGAAATAAACAGGGAAGTGTTTTAATGTAAGAATAATTTAGTGTCCATTTGTTTTAGATTTTAGTGGAATTGATATTTAGATGTTGAATGTGATTGGGATGTGTGACCAAATTAATCTCAGCCACGGATTCCGCATTCGAATGTGTATCATGGTAGCACCAACCAAATAAGCTCTTAGTTTGAGGATGATACTATTTGATTGTTAGCAAAGTGGAACTGGATGAAATTTCAACTTTTTACTTGTGACTTGTATGGGAAGTGGctgtgcttataaatgaaagttctatttaaaaatatggttattttgttttgtgggaATCAATTCATTGTCATCAATGTTACTACTACATGCAGACTGTTATAGTTTGTTGGAAACTTAGGATATGCTATCTGCTATTTATTATTGAGGGATTTTGCTAGCTATGTCATGTTAGAATTGCAGACTTATCAAtgctgttttttgttttccttggtATTATTTTACAGGAAATGAACAATTTATATTTAGACTGCAGCTATTTGATtatatattgtataattctaatgCACATTTAGAGCCAAAAACAAGGTATTATAAGCAATAGGTTTTAGACTGTCGTTGTAATCTTTGAAGACAAGGTTATGATTGTGCATTTCATTTCTGTTGTTTTAAAGCATATTAACTCCCTATATCTCTAACGTTTATGAAGAATATTAAGAATGGAAGCTCAAGTATACTTTCAGCCTCATCCCCCCATGCCTGTCCCAGAAAAAGCATGATTACTCCTCTGGAAGCTTAGTTTCAATCTGTTGACAATCTAAAAACGGACCAGAATATCTCtccaataggaaaaaaaaatgttttggagAATGGATATGAtccattttattaaaaaccaaaatacCCAATAAAACTCAAACCCCACAGCCTTGGAAAAGTTGGAAAGTTCAAAATAATTCACATTCTTCAATCTCCAATATGGCACAGGCATGGTTCATGATTGATGATATCCACCTAAGAATCTAATTATTATTTGGTGGCAGTATGTTTACTTTGTAGTGattgaattcattttaactgtAAATACCTGCATGAGttacttcttttttatgtttactATGGTCTTAGTCGAtcttaagaaagaaaaacatgcacaTCAAATGTAGTGAGTATCAAAGAAGACTTGAATAAAGATTGGAAAAAACACATGGCAAGATCAAAGACATGTGCAATTTGCTAGAGTAGATATGGTTTGTAGCATATTACTTGTATCCCTGAAACTTTGATCTTTAACCAAAGCCAAATGGTGTCGAGTGATCCATTTAGCCAAACTCAATGGGATAcggctttgttgttgttgtcgtctCTCAATTGGTGTTGTTTTCTTGTTATCTAATGATTTGTGTGC
The genomic region above belongs to Glycine max cultivar Williams 82 chromosome 14, Glycine_max_v4.0, whole genome shotgun sequence and contains:
- the LOC100792029 gene encoding inositol 3-kinase; this translates as MVTDSKPIIPRRGLVVGNYCHDVLHRDGETVAETLGGAASFISVILDALSLPFHTVSKVGPNFAYTADTSNHPPLIIPTSQTTLFHAHFGSGHPDRLLNRVRSCDSIQPTDLPDQQPRFGFGLAVGVGGEILPETVEKMLSICDHVFVDIQALIRRFDNINGRVSHVALRESGFFHLLPRVAFLKASADEAVFIDVEEVRKWCCVVVTHGKDGCEVFCENGAFKVAPFEADQVDPTGAGDCFLGGFAAGIVRGLAVPDAALLGNFFGSIAVAQVGPPKLDFNLIQMVKDEMHKRKLQDIPFLERRDESPGFQKPPEQDQFYASLVTAKAIITCQIQESGRNLLSSPKVFEQNNAKTRLSLASVHEEPIPSVDGKP